DNA from Branchiostoma lanceolatum isolate klBraLanc5 chromosome 9, klBraLanc5.hap2, whole genome shotgun sequence:
TGTGTATCCAGGTATGAGAGAACTAGAAAAATTAAACCGGTAAAACTGGAGGCCCCTTAATTATCATGACCTTAACTTAAGGTAAAGTCTGATAAATCATTTTGACATAATTTCAGCTATGCCAATGTTACAGGTTCATTTGCACCAAAATTTTCAGGTTTCACCTTTCAACATATTTTCTAGTGTAACTTTCTATTCCATTAACTCACTACTAGGATCTAAATCTCTGTCTACATGTAACTATTGTTGTAACTATTGTAAGTGGCAGATTAGTAGCATAAATAAAAGCTTAATGcaaatatgttttcttcttccttGCAGGGGTTCGTTAAGGTGGTGAAGAACAAAGCGTACTTCAAGCGTTTCCAAGTCAAGTTCAGAAGGCGTAGAGGTATGTACTATGTAGCAATACCGCCATAATGTTGCACCATGTGCAGAAACATGTGGCTTATAAAATCAAGATGGACAAGGAACCTTGtcacattttacattgtattttgtaccTCATTAACTTTGTTCATCAGCATTAGAGATTAGCATTTATTTAGAAAAATGATGTAACGTTGATGTGAGATTTAAGGATAATTTGCATGATGTCATTAAAGTTGATCACATCTTTAATTCCGGTGCTATTTTTGCTTTCCAGAGGGGGTAACTGACTACTATGCCAGGAAACGTTTGGTGATCCAAGAGAAGAACAAGTACAATACGCCTAAGTACAGGCTTATAGTGCGCTTCACCAACAAGGACATCATTTGTCAGGTATGTGGCAATATTAcgtgttttgaatttcatggcTTGCTAGAAGTTAAAATAATCATCAGACTTTTTGTCCTCATGTTGTTCTTGTTAAGGACATCATCGAATGATAACTTTGGAAGCCTGGACACTCTTCCTTGTCTCCCATAAGAGTTTGTAACTCAGCTGTACTGCCGAGTTCTGTGTCTCGTCCTAATGTGTCAATAGTAGTCCTTATGAATTGAAATAATCATTTAAGGTCTAGTTAAGTATTTCATAACTATATTTAAGTATTTCACATTTTAAAAAGTTGACAGAAGTAGTTACTCATGGCCCCTATTTTCCGTCTTCACAGGTAGCGTATGCCAGGATAGAGGGAGACATCATTGTGAGTGCTGCGTACGCACATGAACTTCCTCGCTATGGCATTAAGGTCGGGTTGACAAACTATGCAGCTGCATATTGCACCGGACTCCTGCTCGCTCGCAGGGTAAGAACCACATCTtcgacttttttttttcagtttctgtTGTTTCGTTAATCAAGTTTTCTTCATGTCTGAAATCTGTAGGTTTCTATTATAGGCTCTAGTATGTAGAAATTATCCATGTTATGTTCTGTGGCTTACTAATGATGTCATCAGTTTCAATATGTGCTAACTGCACTGCCTTGGATTAAATCTCTTATCAAATGTCATGACCAGTGCAAATAAGGCTTAGGAGGGAGGGGGTTAAAGTCTCCTTAAAGCATTATTTTTTAATGTACAAAGCATCACCACCTTTAATCACGTTGCCATGGAACTCCCTACAATTTTATGTGTTAGAAGTTTGAGCTAGCAGATTGTGCTTCTGTAAGTTATACGTTGAGGTGCACCTGAGTAATCTATGTTTCCTTCCTCAGATTTTGAAGAAATTCAGCCTTGACACCATCTACGAAGGCTGCACTGAGATCGACGGCGACGAGTACAACGTTGAGGAGGTGGACGGGCAGCCCCGCCCGTTCCGCTGCTTCCTGGACGTGGGTCTCGTCCGCACCAGCACCGGTGCACGCGTCTTCGGCGCCATGAAGGGAGCCGTCGACGGCGGTCTGGACATCCCCCATAGGTCGGTTGGCGACTTATATTTCAGTCCTTAAAAGTTAATCTTTATATGGCACGAGTGCTTGTTCCATggaatacatacacaaacatgtttGGCAAATTTCATATTGCAACAAATTTTGTAAGAGTATAACTTCATCACTAAATTTTGATGGTTTCTGTGCTTTTAAAGTCTACAAAAGCACAGTCTTCTCTTGTCTGACAACGCTTCGTGACTGCCATCCTCTTTTACCTTGTTGTGCAAAACACATAGGTGATAACTTGATGTTTCACATGGTTTGCTTTCTGTGTCTTGCAGCACGAAGCGCTTCCCAGGATACGATGCCGAGTCCAAGGATTTCAACGCCGAGGTTCACCGCGGCCACATCTTTGGCCAGCACGTTGCTGAGTACATGAGGAAactggaggaggaggacgaAGAGGCCTACAAGTCCCAGTTTGGCTCCTACATCAAGCTTGGCATCACTGCTGACTCGGTAAGGGcgctttttgttttttcttggtgGTACAGCTGTCATTACAGCTGCTATTACAGTAGCCCGATCTTGACTGCCCATCATAATTATCAGTTGAACCAATATTAGCATTAAAATGAAGTGTTTGACCAATGGGCGGATGGCTGTATGTCTGTCAAAAATTTGcacatttttattttgcatttctacgttttgacaggtGGGCtgggctatgggattggtctattcGTTGTATTGAATGTCATATTTATAAGCTTTAGAGCTTAGCATTCCCACCTGCAAtgtaaaaattcatgaaatatttTCGAAATTTTCGGGGGA
Protein-coding regions in this window:
- the LOC136442389 gene encoding large ribosomal subunit protein uL18A-like, with the translated sequence MGFVKVVKNKAYFKRFQVKFRRRREGVTDYYARKRLVIQEKNKYNTPKYRLIVRFTNKDIICQVAYARIEGDIIVSAAYAHELPRYGIKVGLTNYAAAYCTGLLLARRILKKFSLDTIYEGCTEIDGDEYNVEEVDGQPRPFRCFLDVGLVRTSTGARVFGAMKGAVDGGLDIPHSTKRFPGYDAESKDFNAEVHRGHIFGQHVAEYMRKLEEEDEEAYKSQFGSYIKLGITADSVEEMYTKAHAAIREDPEHKPKDKKEVTVKRWNRAKLSLAQRKDRIKQKKASYLRAMEAE